Proteins encoded in a region of the Pseudochaenichthys georgianus chromosome 20, fPseGeo1.2, whole genome shotgun sequence genome:
- the LOC117465815 gene encoding homeobox protein engrailed-2a-like: protein MEENDQGNRDVVVEESADESNRDVSNRAMLPMLHQPGNPQIPHRVTNFFIDNILRPDFGRKKDGGETRGSESSLNLHSPAQTEPVGGNTVPAEGTSTPHTVTGTKKPPIAEEEPLKACREKGDQCLSSDSDSSQASSNPPQSSKPMLWPAWVYCTRYSDRPSSGPRSRKPKKKSTTTTTTTPTTPPTSSSSSSSSSSSKEDKRPRTAFTAEQLQRLKTEFQTNRYLTEQRRQHLAQELGLNESQIKIWFQNKRAKIKKASGAKNSLALHLMAQGLYNHATVTSKDEKSDSD, encoded by the exons ATGGAAGAAAATGATCAGGGCAACAGAGACGTGGTGGTGGAAGAGTCGGCGGATGAATCCAACAGAGATGTGTCCAACAGAGCCATGCTCCCCATGCTCCATCAGCCCGGGAACCCGCAGATCCCGCACCGGGTCACCAATTTCTTCATCGATAACATCCTGCGCCCGGACTTCGGACGCAAAAAGGACGGTGGCGAGACCCGAGGATCAGAGAGCAGCCTGAACCTCCACAGCCCTGCTCAGACCGAGCCGGTGGGGGGGAACACGGTGCCGGCGGAGGGCACCTCCACTCCTCACACTGTCACCGGGACCAAGAAGCCCCCTATAGCCGAGGAGGAGCCCCTGAAAGCCTGCAGAGAGAAAGGAGACCAGTGCCTAAGCTCAGACTCAGACAGTTCCCAAGCCAGCTCGAACCCTCCCCAGTCCAGTAAACCCATGCTGTGGCCGGCCTGGGTTTACTGCACCCGGTACTCGGACAGGCCTTCTTCAG GGCCAAGATCTCGAAAACCAAAGAAGAAAtcgaccaccaccaccaccaccacacccaccacccccccaaccagcagcagcagcagcagcagcagcagcagcagcaaagaGGACAAACGACCACGGACGGCCTTCACTGCAGAACAGCTGCAAAGACTAAAAACCGAGTTCCAGACGAACCGATATCTGACGGAGCAGCGGCGGCAGCACCTGGCGCAGGAGCTGGGCCTCAACGAGTCCCAAATCAAGATCTGGTTCCAGAACAAGAGGGCCAAAATCAAGAAGGCCAGCGGGGCTAAAAACTCTCTGGCCTTGCACCTGATGGCACAGGGACTTTACAATCACGCCACCGTCACGTCCAAGGACGAGAAATCCGACAGCGACTGA
- the LOC117465814 gene encoding LOW QUALITY PROTEIN: homeobox protein engrailed-2b-like (The sequence of the model RefSeq protein was modified relative to this genomic sequence to represent the inferred CDS: inserted 1 base in 1 codon; deleted 1 base in 1 codon): MEENDQGNRDVVVEESADESNRDVSNRAMLTMLHQPGNXQIPHRVTNFFIDNILRPDFGRKKDGGETRGSESSLNLHSPAQTEPVGGTRLPAEGTSTPHTVTGTKKPPYSEEEPLKACREKGDQCLSSDSDSSHASSNPPQSSKPMLWPAWVYCTRYSDRPSSVGPRSRKPKKKSTTTTTTTPTTPPTSSSSSSSSSSSSKEDKRPRTAFTAEQLQRLKTEFQTNRYLTEQRRQHLAQELGLNESQIKIWFQNKRAKIKKASGAKNSLALHLMAQGLYNHATVTSKDEKSDSD; the protein is encoded by the exons ATGGAAGAAAATGATCAGGGCAACAGAGACGTGGTGGTGGAAGAGTCGGCGGATGAATCCAACAGAGATGTGTCCAACAGAGCCATGCTCACCATGCTCCATCAGCCCGGGA CGCAGATCCCGCACCGGGTCACCAATTTCTTCATCGATAACATCCTGCGCCCGGACTTCGGACGCAAAAAGGACGGTGGCGAGACCCGAGGATCAGAGAGCAGCCTGAACCTCCACAGCCCTGCTCAGACCGAGCCGGTGGGG GGAACACGGTTGCCGGCGGAGGGCACCTCCACTCCTCACACTGTCACCGGGACCAAGAAGCCCCCCTATAGCGAGGAGGAGCCCCTGAAAGCCTGCAGAGAGAAAGGAGACCAGTGCCTAAGCTCAGACTCAGACAGTTCCCACGCCAGCTCGAACCCTCCCCAGTCCAGTAAACCCATGCTGTGGCCGGCCTGGGTTTACTGCACCCGGTACTCGGACAGGCCTTCTTCAGTTG GGCCAAGATCTCGAAAACCAAAGAAGAAAtcgaccaccaccaccaccaccacacccaccacccccccaaccagcagcagcagcagcagcagcagcagcagcagcagcaaagaGGACAAACGACCACGGACGGCCTTCACTGCAGAACAGCTGCAAAGACTAAAAACCGAGTTCCAGACGAACCGATATCTGACGGAGCAGCGGCGGCAGCACCTGGCGCAGGAGCTGGGCCTCAACGAGTCCCAAATCAAGATCTGGTTCCAGAACAAGAGGGCCAAAATCAAGAAGGCCAGCGGGGCTAAAAACTCTCTGGCCTTGCACCTGATGGCACAGGGACTTTACAATCACGCCACCGTCACGTCCAAGGACGAGAAATCCGACAGCGACTGA